A stretch of the Haloarcula ordinaria genome encodes the following:
- a CDS encoding DUF5658 family protein, with amino-acid sequence MSSDAVPDVFDWDALWAVERRLSESHAVLWTVVICASVFDVVTTIVGLARGLEEGNEVARAFIVTYGTPGIGLLKFSALVLVVVLWAVLPDRYATVVLATFAWVTLLVVALNAVTLATF; translated from the coding sequence GTGTCATCGGACGCCGTCCCCGACGTGTTCGACTGGGACGCCCTCTGGGCGGTCGAGCGGCGGCTCTCCGAGTCCCACGCGGTCCTCTGGACCGTCGTCATCTGCGCGTCGGTGTTCGACGTGGTGACGACCATCGTGGGACTGGCACGGGGACTCGAGGAGGGTAACGAGGTCGCCCGTGCGTTCATCGTGACCTACGGGACGCCTGGTATCGGCCTGCTGAAGTTCAGCGCGCTCGTGCTCGTCGTGGTGCTGTGGGCCGTCCTCCCCGACCGGTATGCGACGGTGGTGCTGGCGACGTTCGCGTGGGTCACGCTGCTCGTGGTGGCGCTGAACGCCGTGACGCTGGCGACGTTCTGA
- a CDS encoding AEC family transporter — MSVLGQLTYMLALLAVGVGARRVGVLDERWTGRLTAAAFYVALPALIFSSTYDQRLGDLVSPALVAGYWVVIGLTVLLGWVVHSRKETDARRSVAIIQSYHGNLGFLGLPVVAATLGGEATAVASLILGLGTLTHIPITVLTLVRANGAAASVVGELRSVARNPILASLGAGILASVLSLSVPAVVDTALNGLSTLALPLALLSIGATLDTGVELSRLRDASSVVALKVVWMPAVAWLVFSALGVGPTALGASVLMLGAPTAVSTYVYATELGGDAAFASLNVFATTLVSLGTLSALAVLFG; from the coding sequence ATGAGCGTTCTCGGGCAGCTCACGTACATGCTGGCGCTGCTCGCCGTCGGGGTCGGCGCGCGTCGCGTGGGCGTCCTCGACGAACGCTGGACCGGTCGCCTGACTGCGGCCGCCTTCTACGTCGCGCTCCCGGCGCTCATCTTCTCCTCGACGTACGACCAGCGGCTGGGCGACCTCGTCTCGCCGGCACTCGTCGCCGGCTACTGGGTCGTCATCGGCCTGACGGTGCTCCTCGGGTGGGTGGTCCACAGCCGCAAGGAGACCGACGCTCGACGGAGCGTCGCCATCATTCAGTCGTACCACGGCAACCTCGGGTTCCTGGGACTCCCAGTGGTCGCTGCGACGCTGGGCGGAGAGGCGACCGCGGTCGCGAGTCTCATCCTCGGCCTCGGGACGCTGACCCACATCCCCATCACCGTCCTGACGCTGGTCCGTGCCAACGGCGCGGCGGCCTCGGTCGTCGGCGAACTTCGGAGCGTCGCTCGCAACCCCATCCTGGCGTCGCTCGGCGCCGGCATCCTCGCGTCGGTGCTCTCGCTGAGCGTTCCAGCCGTCGTCGATACCGCGCTCAATGGCCTCTCGACGCTCGCGCTCCCGCTCGCGCTCCTGAGCATCGGCGCGACGCTCGACACCGGCGTCGAGCTGTCGCGACTGCGGGACGCCTCCAGCGTCGTCGCGCTGAAGGTGGTCTGGATGCCGGCCGTCGCGTGGCTCGTCTTCTCGGCGCTCGGCGTCGGCCCCACGGCGCTCGGCGCGAGCGTCCTGATGCTCGGGGCGCCGACGGCCGTCTCGACGTACGTCTACGCGACCGAGCTCGGCGGCGACGCGGCGTTCGCCTCGCTGAACGTCTTCGCCACGACGCTGGTCTCCCTGGGGACGCTCTCGGCGCTGGCGGTGCTGTTCGGCTAG
- a CDS encoding 50S ribosomal protein L39e, translated as MSKKSKAKKKRLAKLENQNSRVPAWVMLKTDREVQRNPKRRHWRRSDTDE; from the coding sequence ATGAGTAAGAAGTCGAAAGCCAAGAAGAAGCGACTGGCGAAACTGGAGAACCAGAACAGTCGCGTCCCGGCCTGGGTCATGCTCAAGACGGACCGCGAGGTGCAGCGCAACCCCAAGCGACGCCACTGGCGGCGCAGCGACACTGACGAATAA
- the ftsY gene encoding signal recognition particle-docking protein FtsY: MFDGLKDKLSGFTKDVEDDVDEDAVEEASETPAEDEEPTDSEGVAEDAETTAPGTAADDAPVAETTADTDAASDADEAADTDESGGRSLTQKAKIMATGKTVIEEEDLQKHLDDLELALLSSDVEMGVAQEILEGVKENLTGQTRRRLSSTGNLVRDALREALYDVISVGQFDFDERVAEADKPVVIVFTGVNGVGKTTTIAKLAQYFEDRGLSTVLANGDTFRAGANEQLQKHADNLEKKLISHEQGSDPTAVIYDAVEYAKANDVDVVLGDTAGRLHTNDGLMDQLEKIDRNIDPDMTLFVDEAVAGQDAVNRAREFNDAAAIDGAVLTKADADPQGGAAISVAHVTGKPILFLGTGQDYDDLAAFDPEAIVDSLFD, translated from the coding sequence ATGTTCGACGGACTGAAAGACAAACTCAGCGGGTTCACCAAGGACGTCGAGGACGACGTCGACGAGGACGCCGTCGAGGAAGCGTCGGAGACGCCTGCTGAGGACGAAGAACCAACTGATTCGGAGGGCGTCGCCGAGGACGCCGAGACGACCGCTCCCGGCACGGCGGCCGACGACGCGCCCGTCGCCGAAACGACGGCCGACACCGACGCGGCTAGCGACGCCGACGAGGCGGCGGATACGGACGAGTCGGGCGGCCGGAGTCTCACCCAGAAGGCCAAGATCATGGCCACCGGGAAGACGGTCATCGAGGAAGAGGACCTCCAGAAACATCTCGACGACCTGGAGCTCGCCTTGCTGTCGAGCGACGTCGAGATGGGCGTCGCCCAGGAGATCCTCGAGGGCGTCAAGGAGAACCTCACCGGCCAGACCCGCCGCCGACTCTCCAGTACGGGCAACCTCGTCCGGGACGCGCTGCGCGAGGCGCTGTACGACGTCATCAGCGTCGGTCAGTTCGACTTCGACGAGCGGGTCGCCGAGGCCGACAAGCCCGTCGTCATCGTCTTCACCGGCGTCAACGGCGTCGGGAAGACGACGACCATCGCCAAACTGGCCCAGTACTTCGAGGACCGCGGGCTCTCGACAGTGCTCGCCAACGGCGACACCTTCCGCGCCGGCGCGAACGAGCAGCTCCAGAAGCACGCCGACAACCTCGAGAAGAAGCTCATCTCCCACGAGCAGGGGTCGGACCCGACGGCCGTGATATACGACGCCGTCGAGTACGCGAAAGCCAACGACGTCGACGTGGTGCTGGGCGATACGGCCGGCCGGCTCCACACCAACGACGGACTGATGGACCAGCTGGAGAAGATCGACCGCAACATCGACCCCGACATGACCCTGTTCGTCGACGAGGCCGTCGCCGGACAGGACGCGGTCAACCGCGCCCGCGAGTTCAACGACGCGGCCGCCATCGACGGGGCCGTCTTGACGAAGGCCGACGCCGACCCGCAGGGCGGCGCGGCCATCTCGGTGGCCCACGTCACCGGGAAGCCGATTCTCTTCCTGGGGACCGGACAGGACTACGACGACCTCGCGGCGTTCGACCCCGAGGCAATCGTCGACAGCCTGTTCGACTGA
- a CDS encoding bacteriohemerythrin, translating into MDSRSGDTLIEWVDERYSTDIDRFDEQHKHLFGLLNDLYVAVDEGHSEDAVGDILRELERYTEYHFGDEEEFMQDCGYAMDCADCFYDHREMHAEFADQVREFREKHEAGEPITVDVLEFARDWLDAHIAGSDVDQNYGEYYAESVPEDYAYCPGKLNKSRDDDRTYDAPEETVRLGSDVHVGGAVSIPHGSMADWIRGLADRHGDRTAAYAFEDGQFETRTFEELYQDARAVAAGFLDAGVEPGTTLGIRARPSYEWAVVDLACHLAGVVSVPVYSGFDEERAVATETTAGIDALVTDDDPSEAVADAAGTVFDVEDLPTGDRPALPGFEADPDDVATVVHRLGTETDPLGVGLSHQNLLAAVAMLGDQFPVSPGQTGTCSLPLSHVFQRVVTYYLWDGGAAAAYVPNDDLLAGLRLLSPEVLVGVPRVYEHLADSLESHLDALGGVKGRLADGTAVERGQQLAAGASGSLTDTAAERLVFAPLREEFGLENLEYGLSGGDGLDADRLQRLWGCGVPVSEVYGTPELAGVGCVTPSGSEAPAALGSPLPGTEVALADDGEILFRGDHVADRYWETRDVSASTTRGEWYPTGDYGEFDAEGRLHRADRHYSNN; encoded by the coding sequence ATGGACTCTCGGTCGGGGGACACGCTCATCGAGTGGGTCGACGAGCGCTACAGCACGGACATCGACAGGTTCGACGAACAGCACAAACACCTCTTTGGCCTGCTGAACGACCTCTACGTCGCCGTCGACGAGGGCCACTCCGAGGACGCCGTCGGCGACATCCTCCGGGAACTGGAGCGCTACACCGAGTACCACTTCGGCGACGAGGAGGAGTTCATGCAGGACTGCGGATACGCGATGGACTGTGCGGACTGCTTCTACGACCATCGCGAGATGCACGCGGAGTTCGCCGACCAGGTCCGCGAGTTCCGCGAGAAACACGAGGCCGGCGAACCCATCACCGTCGACGTCCTCGAGTTCGCGAGGGACTGGCTTGACGCCCACATCGCGGGGAGCGACGTCGATCAGAACTACGGCGAGTACTACGCCGAGTCGGTCCCCGAGGACTACGCCTACTGCCCCGGGAAACTGAACAAGTCCCGCGACGACGACCGGACGTACGACGCACCCGAGGAGACGGTCAGGCTGGGGAGCGACGTCCACGTCGGCGGCGCCGTCTCGATTCCGCACGGGTCGATGGCCGACTGGATACGGGGGCTGGCCGACCGACACGGCGACCGGACCGCCGCCTACGCCTTCGAGGACGGGCAGTTCGAGACGCGAACGTTCGAGGAACTCTATCAGGACGCCCGGGCCGTCGCCGCCGGCTTCCTCGACGCCGGCGTCGAACCGGGGACGACGCTCGGGATTCGCGCTCGCCCGTCCTACGAGTGGGCCGTCGTCGACCTGGCCTGTCACCTGGCCGGCGTCGTCTCGGTCCCCGTCTACTCGGGGTTCGACGAGGAACGGGCGGTCGCGACGGAGACGACGGCCGGCATCGACGCGCTGGTGACCGACGACGACCCGAGCGAGGCCGTGGCCGATGCCGCCGGCACTGTCTTCGACGTCGAGGACCTCCCGACCGGCGACCGGCCCGCCCTCCCCGGGTTCGAGGCCGACCCCGACGACGTCGCAACGGTCGTCCACCGCCTCGGGACCGAGACGGACCCGCTGGGCGTCGGACTCTCCCACCAGAACCTGCTCGCGGCGGTGGCGATGCTGGGCGACCAGTTCCCCGTCTCGCCGGGTCAGACCGGCACCTGTTCGCTCCCGCTGTCGCACGTCTTCCAGCGGGTGGTGACGTACTACCTCTGGGACGGCGGCGCGGCGGCCGCGTACGTCCCGAACGACGACCTGCTGGCGGGACTACGGCTGCTCAGCCCCGAGGTTCTCGTCGGCGTGCCGCGGGTCTACGAGCACCTCGCGGACTCGCTCGAGTCGCATCTCGACGCCCTCGGCGGCGTGAAGGGCCGTCTCGCCGACGGCACGGCAGTAGAGCGGGGTCAGCAGCTGGCAGCTGGCGCCAGCGGCTCGCTCACCGACACGGCGGCCGAACGCCTCGTCTTCGCGCCCCTCCGCGAGGAGTTCGGGCTGGAGAACCTCGAGTACGGGCTCTCCGGGGGCGACGGGCTCGACGCCGACCGCCTCCAGCGCCTCTGGGGCTGTGGCGTCCCGGTGAGCGAGGTGTACGGGACGCCCGAGCTCGCGGGCGTCGGCTGTGTGACGCCGTCAGGGTCCGAGGCTCCCGCAGCGCTCGGGTCGCCGCTGCCCGGGACGGAGGTGGCGCTGGCAGACGACGGCGAGATACTGTTCCGTGGCGACCACGTCGCCGACCGGTACTGGGAGACACGCGACGTCTCGGCCAGCACCACCCGGGGCGAGTGGTACCCGACAGGGGACTACGGCGAGTTCGACGCCGAGGGACGGCTTCACCGCGCCGACCGTCACTATAGTAACAATTGA
- a CDS encoding translation initiation factor IF-6, giving the protein MLRAAFSGSSYVGVFARATDDCVLVRPDLDESLCEDLAEELEVPVVQTTIGQSGTVGALATGNGNGLLVTSRVREREVERIQDVVDVPVTRLPGRINAAGNVVCCNDTGAYVHPDLSREAVQTIRDGLDVEVEQGVLGGVTTVGTAAVATNNGVLCHPKATDGELDALEDVLGVPADIGTVNYGGPLVGSGLVANDFGYVCGSDTSGPELGRIDAALGYI; this is encoded by the coding sequence TTGCTCCGCGCGGCTTTCTCCGGGTCGTCGTACGTCGGCGTCTTCGCCCGAGCGACCGATGACTGCGTGCTGGTCCGCCCCGACCTAGACGAGTCGCTGTGCGAGGACCTCGCCGAGGAACTCGAGGTCCCGGTCGTCCAGACGACCATCGGCCAATCGGGCACCGTCGGCGCGCTGGCGACGGGCAACGGGAACGGCCTGCTGGTCACCTCTCGCGTCCGCGAGCGCGAGGTCGAGCGCATCCAGGACGTCGTCGACGTCCCGGTGACGCGACTCCCCGGGCGCATCAACGCGGCCGGCAACGTCGTCTGCTGTAACGACACCGGCGCGTACGTCCACCCGGACCTCTCACGTGAGGCGGTTCAGACCATCCGCGACGGCCTCGACGTCGAGGTCGAACAGGGCGTCCTCGGCGGCGTCACCACCGTCGGCACCGCCGCCGTCGCCACCAACAACGGCGTCCTCTGCCACCCGAAGGCCACCGACGGCGAGCTCGACGCGCTCGAAGACGTGCTGGGCGTCCCGGCCGACATCGGCACCGTCAACTACGGCGGCCCGCTCGTCGGCTCGGGCCTCGTCGCCAACGACTTCGGCTACGTCTGTGGGTCCGACACCTCCGGCCCGGAGCTGGGTCGTATCGACGCGGCGCTGGGCTACATCTAG
- a CDS encoding 50S ribosomal protein L31e: MSASDFEERVITIPLRDVRAEPKHKRADKAMRLIRAHLAKHFSVDESAVRIDASINEATWARGRASVPSKLRVRAARFEEDGEATVEAETAE; the protein is encoded by the coding sequence ATGAGCGCGAGTGATTTCGAGGAGCGCGTCATCACGATTCCGCTCCGTGACGTCAGAGCCGAACCGAAGCACAAGCGCGCCGACAAGGCGATGCGGCTCATCCGCGCCCACCTCGCGAAGCACTTCTCGGTCGACGAGAGTGCCGTCCGCATCGACGCCTCGATCAACGAGGCCACCTGGGCACGCGGCCGAGCGAGCGTGCCGAGCAAGCTCCGCGTCCGAGCGGCCCGCTTCGAAGAGGACGGCGAGGCCACCGTCGAAGCCGAGACGGCAGAGTAA
- the rpl18a gene encoding 50S ribosomal protein L18Ae, translating to MSTYTVRGRFPARDGPQEFETEVDAPNENVAEERIFSLLGSQHNLKRTQIEIDEVAA from the coding sequence ATGAGCACGTACACTGTTCGCGGACGATTCCCGGCCCGCGACGGGCCCCAGGAGTTCGAGACGGAGGTCGACGCGCCCAACGAGAACGTCGCCGAGGAGCGCATCTTCAGCCTGCTTGGCTCCCAGCACAACCTCAAGCGCACACAGATCGAGATCGACGAGGTGGCAGCATGA
- a CDS encoding PAS domain-containing sensor histidine kinase, whose translation MTATDDAQRFGKLVDEMPVGVFVTDETGAYVHVNDAACEMLGYTPDELRSLSIGELAVADGAEPELTAFEELKAHGSVRTEAQLRHRDGHSVDVVLDATALDDGRYIAYCQDVSERMEFERRLAESEARYRSMTRALDTSSVGTFVLDEEFRVVWLSEAVERFFGVSREDLVGADKAEKIHSDIKHIFEDPDRFAGTVIASYEDNQYVESFQCHVLPGDGREERWLQHWSSPIEDGEYAGGRIEHYTDVSESVRYEQQLEEQRDNLSLLNQVMRHDIRNDLQQVLAHADMLAEVVDEAHRDHVEMILENAEEAVDLTKTAGEAAELMLRRTADTVPVAVQQTLRGELDDLRATHQQAVVTDETDLDGVTVQATEMLSSVFRNLLKNAVQHNRGATPSVTVTSTTGPDAVVIRVADDGPGIPDDRKEDIFAKGERGLESVGTGIGLYLVRTLVEQYGGSVWVEDNDPTGAVFAVELPRAD comes from the coding sequence ATGACGGCCACGGACGACGCGCAGAGGTTCGGCAAACTCGTCGACGAGATGCCGGTCGGGGTGTTCGTGACCGACGAAACCGGCGCGTACGTCCACGTGAACGACGCCGCCTGCGAGATGCTGGGGTACACGCCGGACGAGCTTCGCTCGCTGTCTATCGGCGAGCTGGCCGTGGCGGACGGCGCAGAACCGGAGCTGACGGCGTTCGAGGAGCTCAAGGCGCACGGCTCGGTGCGCACCGAGGCGCAACTGCGACACCGGGACGGTCACTCCGTCGACGTCGTCCTCGACGCGACGGCGCTCGACGACGGTCGGTACATCGCGTACTGCCAGGACGTCTCCGAGCGCATGGAGTTCGAGCGGCGACTCGCCGAGAGCGAGGCGCGGTACCGCTCGATGACCCGCGCGCTCGACACCTCCAGTGTGGGGACGTTCGTCCTCGACGAGGAGTTCCGCGTGGTCTGGCTGAGCGAGGCCGTCGAGCGGTTCTTCGGCGTCAGCCGCGAGGACCTCGTCGGTGCCGACAAGGCCGAGAAGATCCACTCCGACATCAAACACATCTTCGAAGACCCCGACCGCTTCGCCGGGACGGTCATCGCCAGCTACGAGGACAACCAGTACGTCGAGTCGTTCCAGTGCCACGTTCTGCCGGGTGACGGCCGTGAGGAACGCTGGCTGCAGCACTGGAGTTCGCCCATCGAGGACGGCGAGTACGCCGGCGGTCGCATCGAGCACTACACCGACGTCTCCGAATCGGTCCGGTACGAACAGCAGCTCGAGGAGCAGCGGGACAACCTCTCCCTGCTCAACCAGGTGATGCGCCACGATATCCGGAACGACCTCCAGCAGGTGCTCGCCCACGCGGACATGCTGGCCGAGGTCGTCGACGAGGCGCACCGCGACCACGTCGAGATGATTCTCGAGAACGCCGAGGAGGCCGTGGACCTCACCAAGACGGCGGGTGAGGCCGCCGAACTGATGCTCCGGCGGACGGCCGACACCGTCCCCGTCGCCGTCCAGCAGACGCTCCGGGGCGAGCTGGACGACCTCCGGGCCACCCATCAGCAGGCCGTCGTCACCGACGAGACGGACCTCGACGGGGTGACCGTCCAGGCGACGGAGATGCTGTCGTCCGTGTTCCGCAACCTCCTGAAGAACGCCGTCCAGCACAACCGTGGGGCGACCCCGTCGGTCACCGTCACGTCGACGACCGGCCCGGACGCCGTCGTGATTCGCGTCGCCGACGACGGGCCGGGCATCCCCGACGACCGGAAGGAAGACATCTTCGCCAAGGGCGAGCGGGGCCTCGAGAGCGTGGGGACCGGCATCGGGCTCTACCTGGTCCGGACGCTCGTCGAGCAGTACGGCGGTTCGGTGTGGGTCGAGGACAACGACCCGACGGGCGCGGTCTTCGCCGTCGAACTCCCACGGGCCGACTGA
- a CDS encoding bifunctional 4-hydroxy-2-oxoglutarate aldolase/2-dehydro-3-deoxy-phosphogluconate aldolase — protein MTRKHEVYQALIDSGVTAVLRGIPEDQMVDVASAVHEGGVTALELTADAKRCSEMIAAVDRELEDTDAVIGAGTVMDAAAARNVIEAGAEFVLAPNLNTGVVDVCNREGVVCVPGVMTPTEAAEAMEAGADILKMFPAKTVGPSHIGALQGPLGDIPIMPTGGVSVDNVADYFEAGAVAVGAGSALVDYEAIENDDMDGVRESAAEFVEAVEAARE, from the coding sequence ATGACGAGGAAACACGAGGTCTACCAGGCACTCATCGACAGCGGCGTCACCGCGGTCCTCCGGGGCATCCCCGAAGACCAGATGGTCGACGTGGCCAGCGCCGTCCACGAGGGCGGGGTCACCGCACTGGAGCTCACCGCCGACGCAAAGCGCTGCTCCGAGATGATCGCGGCCGTCGATAGAGAACTGGAGGACACGGACGCCGTCATCGGCGCGGGCACCGTGATGGACGCCGCCGCCGCGCGCAACGTCATCGAGGCCGGCGCGGAGTTCGTCCTCGCGCCGAACCTCAACACCGGGGTCGTCGACGTCTGCAACCGCGAGGGCGTCGTCTGCGTCCCCGGCGTGATGACGCCGACGGAGGCCGCCGAGGCGATGGAGGCCGGCGCTGATATCCTGAAGATGTTCCCCGCGAAGACGGTGGGCCCGAGCCATATCGGCGCGCTACAGGGGCCGCTGGGTGACATCCCCATCATGCCGACCGGCGGCGTCTCGGTGGACAACGTCGCGGACTACTTCGAGGCCGGTGCCGTCGCGGTCGGGGCGGGTTCGGCGCTCGTCGACTACGAGGCCATCGAGAACGACGACATGGACGGCGTGCGCGAGAGCGCCGCCGAGTTCGTCGAAGCAGTGGAAGCGGCTCGCGAGTAG
- the pfdA gene encoding prefoldin subunit alpha encodes MMGGGGGGGGGQMQQVAQEIEQMEQEVEAIDNEIENLRQKQSDIDEAVEAIETLESGSTVQVPVGGDAYIRATIEDIDEVVVSLGGGYSAEREQDGAISTLETKRETLDDHISDLQSEKAEVETEMEELEQQAQQMQQQQMQQMMQQQEEQQGDE; translated from the coding sequence ATGATGGGCGGCGGTGGCGGCGGTGGCGGCGGCCAGATGCAGCAGGTCGCACAGGAGATCGAGCAGATGGAGCAGGAAGTCGAGGCCATCGACAACGAGATCGAGAACCTCCGACAGAAGCAGTCCGACATCGACGAGGCCGTCGAGGCCATCGAGACGCTCGAGTCCGGCTCGACGGTCCAGGTCCCGGTCGGCGGCGACGCCTACATCCGTGCGACCATCGAGGACATCGACGAGGTCGTCGTCTCGCTGGGTGGCGGCTACTCCGCCGAGCGCGAGCAGGACGGCGCCATCAGCACGCTCGAGACGAAACGGGAGACGCTCGACGACCACATCAGCGACCTGCAGTCCGAGAAGGCCGAAGTCGAGACCGAGATGGAGGAGCTCGAACAGCAGGCCCAGCAGATGCAACAGCAGCAGATGCAGCAGATGATGCAACAGCAGGAAGAGCAGCAGGGCGACGAGTAA
- a CDS encoding signal recognition particle protein Srp54 yields the protein MVLDDLGSSLRGTLDNLRGKSRISEEDVEDVVREIQRSLLQADVDVSLVQDLSKSIKSRALDEDPPAGTSPRDWVLRIVYEELVDLVGESTDLPLEEQTIMLAGLYGSGKTTTAAKMAWWFSTKGLHPAIIQTDTDRPGAYDQAKQMAENAEVDFYGDPDADDPVKIAREGLEATEEADVRIVDTAGRDGLNEELIQQIERIEAEVNPDRNLLVLDAAMGQSAKSQAADFESAIGIDGVIITKLDGTAKGGGALAAVNETDSTIAFLGSGETVKDIERFEPSGFISRLLGMGDLKQLTERVERAMTETQEEDEDWDPEDMMDGPFTLHDMRKQMQTMNKMGPLDQVLDMIPGMGGGLMDQLPDDAMDVTQERMVDFEVIMDSMTDEELENPRVVGQSRTERIARGSGKPEERVRELLQQHKQMEQMLKQFQGVGDGDMERMMKQMQQGGGGGMGGLGGGGGPFGD from the coding sequence ATGGTACTCGACGATCTCGGGAGTTCGCTCCGCGGGACGCTCGACAATCTCCGGGGGAAGTCCCGCATCTCCGAGGAGGACGTCGAGGACGTCGTCCGGGAGATTCAGCGCTCCTTGCTCCAGGCCGACGTCGACGTCTCGCTCGTACAGGACCTGTCGAAGAGCATCAAATCACGCGCGTTGGACGAGGACCCGCCGGCCGGTACCTCGCCGCGCGACTGGGTCCTCCGTATCGTCTACGAGGAGCTGGTCGACCTGGTCGGGGAGTCGACGGACCTGCCGCTGGAGGAGCAGACCATCATGCTCGCCGGCCTCTACGGGTCGGGGAAGACCACGACGGCCGCGAAGATGGCGTGGTGGTTCTCGACGAAGGGGCTCCACCCCGCTATCATCCAGACCGACACGGACCGGCCCGGCGCCTACGACCAGGCCAAGCAGATGGCCGAGAACGCCGAGGTCGACTTCTACGGCGACCCTGACGCCGACGACCCCGTGAAGATTGCCCGTGAGGGCCTGGAGGCGACCGAGGAGGCCGACGTCCGCATCGTCGACACCGCCGGTCGCGACGGGCTCAACGAGGAGCTCATCCAGCAGATAGAGCGCATCGAGGCCGAGGTGAACCCGGACCGGAACCTGCTGGTGCTCGACGCCGCGATGGGCCAGAGCGCCAAGAGCCAGGCCGCCGACTTCGAGTCGGCCATCGGCATCGACGGCGTCATCATCACCAAGCTCGACGGGACGGCGAAAGGTGGGGGCGCGCTGGCCGCGGTCAACGAGACGGACTCGACCATCGCCTTCCTCGGGTCGGGGGAGACGGTCAAGGACATCGAGCGCTTCGAGCCCTCGGGGTTCATCTCCCGTCTGCTGGGGATGGGCGACCTGAAGCAACTCACCGAACGGGTCGAGCGCGCGATGACCGAGACCCAAGAGGAAGACGAGGACTGGGACCCCGAGGACATGATGGACGGCCCGTTCACCCTGCACGACATGCGAAAGCAGATGCAGACGATGAACAAGATGGGCCCGCTCGACCAGGTACTCGACATGATTCCCGGCATGGGCGGCGGCCTGATGGACCAGCTGCCCGACGACGCGATGGACGTCACCCAGGAGCGGATGGTCGACTTCGAGGTCATCATGGACTCGATGACCGACGAGGAACTGGAGAACCCCCGCGTGGTCGGCCAGTCCCGCACCGAACGCATCGCCCGGGGGTCGGGGAAACCCGAGGAGCGGGTCCGCGAACTGCTCCAGCAACACAAGCAGATGGAACAGATGCTCAAGCAGTTCCAGGGCGTCGGCGACGGCGACATGGAGCGGATGATGAAGCAGATGCAGCAAGGCGGTGGCGGCGGCATGGGTGGTCTCGGCGGTGGCGGCGGCCCCTTCGGCGACTGA
- a CDS encoding cupin domain-containing protein has protein sequence MAYHHIDPEALPETPDYPCDRRGISDAAGLAALHAATYEMAPGEQLPRTYHYHDVREELFYVLSGTLHVETPDEAFVVPAGEVFVAEPESPHLAHNPADADGPTTVLGVGAPKTDIAHPYEPEA, from the coding sequence ATGGCCTACCACCACATCGACCCCGAGGCCCTCCCCGAGACGCCGGACTACCCGTGTGACCGCCGTGGCATCTCGGACGCCGCCGGACTCGCCGCCCTCCACGCCGCGACCTACGAGATGGCCCCCGGCGAGCAACTGCCCCGAACGTACCACTACCACGACGTGCGCGAGGAGCTGTTCTACGTGCTCTCGGGGACGCTCCACGTCGAGACGCCCGACGAGGCGTTCGTCGTCCCCGCCGGCGAGGTGTTCGTCGCGGAACCGGAGAGCCCGCACTTGGCACACAATCCAGCGGATGCCGACGGCCCGACGACGGTTCTCGGCGTCGGCGCGCCGAAGACAGACATCGCTCACCCCTACGAGCCCGAGGCGTGA